Proteins encoded within one genomic window of Bacteroidales bacterium:
- a CDS encoding PorT family protein has translation MKRIFLFALLCLAFGMISFGQAKKVLNYQIVDDKKIHFGFCVGLNAMDFSFERNSRSIHTGSGDSLYMDLYQLSPGFNVNIVSELRFNDAFALRFLPGLVFGQRNVFVTGVSSNVQYGQIQVESNYLDFPLLIKYRGERLNNVRPYLIAGTSVRYDMAAKKENKLKLGNEQGETLRINLKPLDFYGEIGVGMDFYLVYFKLSTELKLSVGMRDILDRDLSATGLNQLSSHIILLNFHFE, from the coding sequence TTGAAGAGAATATTCCTTTTTGCATTGTTGTGTCTGGCTTTCGGGATGATTTCATTTGGTCAGGCAAAGAAAGTTCTCAATTATCAGATAGTAGATGACAAAAAGATCCATTTTGGCTTCTGCGTTGGCCTTAATGCCATGGATTTCAGTTTTGAGCGCAACAGCCGAAGCATTCATACCGGAAGCGGCGACTCGCTCTATATGGACCTTTATCAGCTAAGTCCCGGGTTCAATGTCAACATTGTTTCGGAACTGCGGTTCAATGATGCTTTTGCCCTCCGCTTCCTTCCCGGCCTTGTTTTTGGACAGCGGAATGTTTTTGTTACCGGAGTTTCTTCCAATGTCCAATACGGCCAGATACAGGTAGAAAGCAACTACCTTGATTTTCCGCTCCTGATAAAATACAGGGGAGAAAGGCTGAATAATGTACGCCCTTATCTGATTGCAGGGACCAGTGTCAGGTACGATATGGCCGCAAAAAAGGAAAACAAGCTGAAACTTGGTAATGAGCAGGGTGAAACCCTTCGCATCAATCTGAAACCGCTCGATTTTTATGGCGAAATTGGCGTAGGAATGGATTTCTATCTGGTCTATTTCAAATTGTCAACCGAACTGAAGCTTTCAGTCGGCATGCGCGATATTCTTGACAGAGACCTTTCTGCCACTGGCTTGAACCAGCTTTCCTCCCATATTATTTTGCTGAATTTTCATTTTGAATAG